Within Haloarcula halobia, the genomic segment CTCGATGTGCCGATAGTTGTGGGGGAAAATCCCCGTGAGCGCCTATTGAAAGCCGCTCTGGCTGATGGCGCTGCGGGACTCCTCTTTGTCGAAAACCCGAGACAAGCAGTCGACTTCGAACAGGGTATAACTGCGTTCCGAAAGTCAGATAATATAATCGTCACAGAGTTAGGGACTCTCTCGACCTTGGACGTCATCGCGGCGGTTCCGGCCTACAATGAAGAGGAAACCATCGGAAGGGTTGTTCACGAAGCCCTCAAGCACGTAGACGCTGTGCTTGTTGTTGACGATGGGTCGAGCGACGCGACTGCCAAGGAAGCGGCGGAAGCAGGTGCATACACTGTGTCACACGTCAGGAACCGCGGGTACGGTGCGGCCTTGCAGACGATATTCGACCGTGCTAACGAATGGGAGGTGGAGGAGCTTGTCGTTTTGGATGGTGACGGACAACATAATGCAGCCGATATTCCTTCGGCAGTTACATATCGCCGAGAGATTGAGAAAGACATCGTCATCGGGAGTCGGTTCGTGGATAGGACACAGAACGAAATCCCTCGCGCCCGCCGAGCCGGGATAGAAGTAATCAATCTATTTACCAACCTTATGCTGACATTGGCTGGGACGGGCCAGTGGATATCGGACACCCAGAGTGGGTTTCGGGTTTACAACCGTGCGGCGGTTGCGGCCCTATCTGAATCCTGCCGGCTAGGTGACGGCATGGAGAGTAGCATTGATGTGCTATTCGTCTGCCACCGCGCTGGCTTAACCGTTGGGGAAATAGGCGTCGACGTTAACTACGAAGTCTCCGACCCGAATACGTATCATCCTATCTCACACGGTTGGTCCGTAATTCGGAATCTTATCCGGGTCGTTGAGACCGAACACCCGATAACATTACTCGGAATTCCTGGACTTCTGATACTGTTGCTCGGATTTGTATTCGGATACTGGACGGCCCTCAACTATCTTAGTACGGCCGTCTTCCCACTGGGACTCGCGATCACGGCTACCCTCTTTACACTCGCAGGGATTTTCACGCTTTTCACCGCTATCATTCTTCATGCATTACAGGAACACTATCGGACGGTTCAGCGATAGTACTACAAGCCAGTCAAGGGCGGGAAAGGAACGTACAGGTATCCTGTCCTATGGATCGTTGAGGTAGCCTAAATCCTTGAGCCGCTCCTCAACTTCGTTTGAAACGTCTATCTCTGCGGATCGTGTTCGGATCCGTTCTCGGTGTGACTGCACCTGCCGCCGTAATTCCGTTAATATTCCCGAATCGACTGTCGACGGAGATATCTCTGACGCAGATAGACCGACCTCGTGTAGTCCCGAACGGCCGCGTATGTCGTCTACCTCGTATCGGTACTCTGCTGAGCGGACACTAACCATAGCTTTGCCACGGCGGAATTCCTCTCCGATCACGAACGAACGGGGCAGATTTTTCACTGAGTAACCACGATAAGCGTCGTTAATCGGTTCGTCTAGCAAGTGGTGTATTAGCGGCGGAATATCAATGAGACTGACTAACCCGTCTCGCCGCTCTTGGAGGAGCGATGTTGCGTTGGAGACGACAAGTGGGACATGAAGTAGTTCGTCATACAAGCGCGGTGGTTTGTCGTACTCCCCGTGTTCGCCGTAGAGTTCGCCGTGGTCTGATGTGAGCACGACAGCGGTTTCCTCAAGGGCGTCCCTGGCAGCGATCTCGTCCAAAAGCCTGTTTACTTCGTCGTCGAGGTATGCTATCGAGGCGCGGTACAACTGACGCAACAATGTCACATCTCGGGTTGTGAGTTCGGAATAGTTGTCCACAAATCGCGAATACACCGCCGCAACTCGGTCAAGGTCGACATTGTCGGAAACGTCTTGAGTCCGTCGGTACTTGAGCGGGGGGAAACATGGATGGTGGGCGTCCATAAAGTGTGTCCAACAAAAAAACGGCTCTTCACAGTCGTCAATGAACGAGACGGTTTCGTCAACGTGGGTACTCGCCGGGCGATACGGGCGGGACTGTCCCGTCGCGGCCGAATAGGCCCCTTTCAACAATCGTGTAATAGGAAAGTATCCATCAAGCGTATTGAGGAATCCGCGTGGCCGCTCAATGCCATCTGGAAACATCTTGGCTCCTTTTCGACTGATCAGTGACTGATGATCATGGAACGTTTGGAACCCGGTGTCGTAGTTGAAAGCTCGCGACAGAAACGGATTCGACGTGAACCCGGCGGTCGCGTACCCACGGTCAGCAAGGGTTTCCGCAAGAAACGGGCGGTCTGGACTCATTGTCGGATAATCTTCGTCAGAGAGCGCGTAAGTGCCGGTCATAAGCGCCGGGAAAGACGTTCTCGTGGTCGGTCCCGTCGCGAACGCATTCGAGAAGGAGACACCATCGGCGTCACGGAGTCGGTCGAACGAGGTGAGGTGAGAGCGAGTGTTTGTGGAAAGAAACGGGGGGCCACGGAGAGAGTCGATGGTGAGAAGTAAGACGTTCTTTGCCATTGTCGATTGGTTTGTCGCTGCGTAGAGTAAGGGTTTCGACGGAGATCGAGCAGCTCAACGGAAGAGGGCCCAGCGAGCGAGAAAGATGAGAAGACCGATTAGTCCCATCCAGAACACGCCGAAAGTCCGTTGGAGAAGTGAAAGAGAAATTGCGGTAGGGTATGCAACACCACTCGCGACGAGAATGCCCACACCAACGGTTTCGCTCGGCCCGATACCCGCAGGCGTAATCGGGAGGACCGAGACGAGACTCATCCCGGAGATTAGTGCAAGTGCGACCAGAAATCCCGGGGACACGCCGATTGAACGGCCGACGGCGACGAACACTACCCCCGTCAAGAGCCACCGACTAACGGTCGTTATGAAGAGGACAGCGAGTGTGGTAGTCGAGAGGGCGTCTGCTACGCTGAAAGCTGCTTCGAGTTGGTTGGACAACGGTCCGGGAATCCACTCGGCGACTCGCTGACGCACTAACCAAAACACAACGATTACCGTGACGATGGCCACGAAAGTTCCTATAGCCACGATGAATGATCGCGTCTGCAGGAACGCGCCAGACGTGATTAGAGCGAAGCTAGTGGTAAACAGGAGCAACGCAATGAAAAAATCTGCTGCCCGTTCGACAGCCACGAGACTCAATAGTTCCGCGTGGTTTCGAACATCGAAGTAGCGTTCAGTCACTTTCGAACGAGAGAAGTCACCCAAGTTCGCAGGAAGCACCTTGTTAAGTCCGAGCGAGATAGCGACGATTTCAAACGTTGCTCCCACGTCAGGGTTGTACCCGATGGACCGTTGAAGCTGGAGCCATCGATACGTCGCGGGGAAATAGCCGAGGGTGAAGATCACGAATGCGACACCGTACCAGCCCAGTTCGACGCTTTCGAGCGTATTGAGAATCGCCCCCGTGTCGGCGACGACAACGAGTACGGAGATAAGCGCCAACCCGATGCCCAGCGAGACGGCGCGTCTGATGGTAGTCAAGTCAGACCGGAGGAACTCAGGAAAACTCATACCACTGTCTCGTTGGTTTTGCTATCGAGACCGGTGATATGAAGATACCGGTGATAACACAGAACTCTGCCGAATCGGGTCGTACTAACGGCAGTTCGGACCGGAGATTGCAGCGATTGTAGGATGGTGGCCGACCGATGCGAATGTTTCGCGGAAGATGGTCGACCGGTAGTACGACCGTCCCGCCAGTCAATAGAATCGGTTACCTCGTTCCCGAAAGTCTTGGACATCATCCCTTTCGGGCAGTGAATAGTACGACCCCTTCTCAGTTTCCATCGGTATAGGATTCACCGTTCCATTGCGGATGTGAGCCAAGGCCTCGCTAAGCACCGCCGCACCCTCAGTCGCGACCCGTTCGTTTAGCGTGTGGACGGTGTCGTCAGGTTCGATCGGTACTGGTCTTTGGAGGATGATATCACCCGAATCCAGCTCTTCGTCCATGTAGTGGACGGTGATCCCGGTCCGATCTTCATCATGGTATAGTGACCAAAAGCTCGGTGAAACGCCGCGATAGGCAGGGAGAAGTGAGGAGTGGACGTTGATACAACCGTGTGACGGGATATCCAACAGTTCGGTTTCGAATCGTTGTGTCGCCGCAACCGAAACAACTACGTCCGGATCTATCTCCCGAACGGTCTCGAGGAACGCTGGTTCGCCGATGTCGTCTTTAGCCATGTACGGAACATCGTGGCGACTAGCGAGTGTCTTCGGCGAGTACGCTTCACCGCGGCCGGTGATGCGGGCGTAGATATCGAGCAACAAAAATGTGAAATAAAATCGGACTTGTTTACCAAAAATAAGTGGCCCGAAATGGCGGAATAGCTTCGCAGCGAACGTGATAATGTGTTCGCCTCCCAGCGTCGCAGGCGTGGCAGCGATACCACGGATACGAACCTGATCGCTCTCGAAGATGTCAGTCAAAAATGCTGGAACATAGTAGTACTCCCGAACGGTAACAACGTATACATCAAGTGGGTCATCGCTCGTCATAGCGGGCGTTCACTATCGATTTCGATATAAAGTTTTGAAAGTTTTTCAAATTCATATCCTTGGGATTCGAAGGCAGCGAGCATAGACCGGAGGATAGCTGGACCCGAATCTCGATTGCGACCATAAATGAACCTAGCGGGGTGGGAAAGCTGCCGGTGCGTGCTTGGCAAGGCATAATCGTGAAGGTGCATGTCGAAGACGATGGTTTCAGGCGGATTATGTCGCAG encodes:
- a CDS encoding glycosyltransferase family 2 protein, yielding MNKQRQTEKVDVDGLPAVGIVATAGNAEALANTVLRARRHELDVLVFQRCPSTCESVKLANQLDVPIVVGENPRERLLKAALADGAAGLLFVENPRQAVDFEQGITAFRKSDNIIVTELGTLSTLDVIAAVPAYNEEETIGRVVHEALKHVDAVLVVDDGSSDATAKEAAEAGAYTVSHVRNRGYGAALQTIFDRANEWEVEELVVLDGDGQHNAADIPSAVTYRREIEKDIVIGSRFVDRTQNEIPRARRAGIEVINLFTNLMLTLAGTGQWISDTQSGFRVYNRAAVAALSESCRLGDGMESSIDVLFVCHRAGLTVGEIGVDVNYEVSDPNTYHPISHGWSVIRNLIRVVETEHPITLLGIPGLLILLLGFVFGYWTALNYLSTAVFPLGLAITATLFTLAGIFTLFTAIILHALQEHYRTVQR
- a CDS encoding sulfatase; its protein translation is MAKNVLLLTIDSLRGPPFLSTNTRSHLTSFDRLRDADGVSFSNAFATGPTTRTSFPALMTGTYALSDEDYPTMSPDRPFLAETLADRGYATAGFTSNPFLSRAFNYDTGFQTFHDHQSLISRKGAKMFPDGIERPRGFLNTLDGYFPITRLLKGAYSAATGQSRPYRPASTHVDETVSFIDDCEEPFFCWTHFMDAHHPCFPPLKYRRTQDVSDNVDLDRVAAVYSRFVDNYSELTTRDVTLLRQLYRASIAYLDDEVNRLLDEIAARDALEETAVVLTSDHGELYGEHGEYDKPPRLYDELLHVPLVVSNATSLLQERRDGLVSLIDIPPLIHHLLDEPINDAYRGYSVKNLPRSFVIGEEFRRGKAMVSVRSAEYRYEVDDIRGRSGLHEVGLSASEISPSTVDSGILTELRRQVQSHRERIRTRSAEIDVSNEVEERLKDLGYLNDP
- a CDS encoding lysylphosphatidylglycerol synthase transmembrane domain-containing protein; translated protein: MSFPEFLRSDLTTIRRAVSLGIGLALISVLVVVADTGAILNTLESVELGWYGVAFVIFTLGYFPATYRWLQLQRSIGYNPDVGATFEIVAISLGLNKVLPANLGDFSRSKVTERYFDVRNHAELLSLVAVERAADFFIALLLFTTSFALITSGAFLQTRSFIVAIGTFVAIVTVIVVFWLVRQRVAEWIPGPLSNQLEAAFSVADALSTTTLAVLFITTVSRWLLTGVVFVAVGRSIGVSPGFLVALALISGMSLVSVLPITPAGIGPSETVGVGILVASGVAYPTAISLSLLQRTFGVFWMGLIGLLIFLARWALFR
- a CDS encoding methionyl-tRNA formyltransferase, coding for MTSDDPLDVYVVTVREYYYVPAFLTDIFESDQVRIRGIAATPATLGGEHIITFAAKLFRHFGPLIFGKQVRFYFTFLLLDIYARITGRGEAYSPKTLASRHDVPYMAKDDIGEPAFLETVREIDPDVVVSVAATQRFETELLDIPSHGCINVHSSLLPAYRGVSPSFWSLYHDEDRTGITVHYMDEELDSGDIILQRPVPIEPDDTVHTLNERVATEGAAVLSEALAHIRNGTVNPIPMETEKGSYYSLPERDDVQDFRERGNRFY